A window of Candidatus Nitrospira allomarina genomic DNA:
GAAATTCATCCCGTAGATACTGGCAATCAAGGTCGGAGGCAGAAACACCACTGCGGCAATGGAAAAGATTTTGATAATTTGATTTTGTTCGATACTAATGAGCCCCATTGCGGCATTCATTAAAAAATTGACCTTTTCAAACAGGAAGGCGTTATGCGGCAGAAGAGAATCGATATCACGTAAAATTTCGCGAATCCAATCACGGACAGTTTCATCTCCCCGCCCCCGCCGAAGGAGGAAGGCTAAGGCACGTTGGGTATCCATCAAACACAGCCGCACTTTCCCGTTCCCATCTTCCTCCCTGGTGAGCAAATCGATCGCCCCCTGCAAATTTCTGCCCTCTTTGGTCAGTACCGTTTGACTAATGGTTTCCAAAGCCAAATGGGTGGCTTCCAACTGGTCGGCCAGGTGTTCAATTTTCAATTCAAACAAAGCCAAAAGAACCGACAATGGATCCCGGATCAAATCCGATTCATGGCGGGCTCTTCGCCGCATCAGACGAAACAACGGGATGGGATGATCGTGCAAGGTAATGATGCAGTTGTCTCTGATCGTAAAGGCCACCGCCCTCGTGGTGGCACGATGATCTTCTTCCTGAAAAAAGAATGAATAGATATGAAGGCTATCCTCTCCTTCATTGACACGGGCACTGGCTTCAATTTCCCGCACCTCTTTGCTGGTGGGCAAAGGTTGCTCGTACAGCGTCTCAATTAATTGCCGTTCGTCGTCCGTTGGGGCGGTGAGATCGATCCACATGGCCACGTCAAGAGAATTGGAAAGCTCCGGGACGGACAAAGCCTGGAACTTTCCATCATGTAAAACATACGCGTTGATCAATGGTCGATCCTCTCTTGTTCGCGAGATCGAAAAGAGTAACTCTTCATTCAGATCCTTCGTCTGATCCCGGGCTCGGCACCACCAGGCCCCTGCAAAAATTACTGCCGGAGTGCCCTCCTCATCACATGGACGCCAGAATGGGTAAGAGAAAAAACAACGTGCCGGTTTTACATTAACCTGATTCGATGAAGCAAGCCGCGAGCGACAGTCTTGTGTCCACAGCCAAAACGAGGCGATTCTCTCCCAGTGGAAATGGGCCAAGAGAACGAGAGACCCATAAAAAAATTTACTCCAGCAGGAATCAGGAATAGATCAGAGGATGAGGAAGGTTCAAACCCTGCTGACGGGAGGCGATCTTCTTATGAACCGATGAAGTGGACCCGGGGGCTTAATGCACCAATCCCGGGAGGGGCCCCACCTCAACAAGCGAAGGCATGGACTCCTGATAAGAGTGCAGATACGCATGATGGTCGTGCATCGTGGCCCCATCAGGAAGCAGGTCGTATAACGGGCCGAGTTTCCCACGAATTTTTCTTGCATAAAACTTCGGTAACTCCAACGTTTCCCCCTCCAGAAAGCTGCGGACCGACACATTCGTATCCAATAATCCCCGGATCTTCGTGTGGTATTTGATCCGGCCGAACCCTTCACTCGACACCGACCGGATGAAATTAAACCATGTGGGAATCCAGCCACGATTCAGCATCATCCGCCTGGCAATCATCGGCCAGGAAAACGCATGCCGGGACAGATCCACGACATGATCATAAAATTCCGGCCAGGCATAATGCTTGGGACGCACGTTCATCGCGTGGTTGTTATCAAGAAAATGAAAAGGGAAGGGTAGCACCCGTCCATCCCGTTGCAATTCCCGATTAAAGGGAGCGGCCTGACCAAAGGCCGTCAGCAGGGAAAAGGCAGGAAAGGCTCCGGGAGCCAAGTCTAAAAATTGTTTGGTGAGGTCAAACGGTTCAGATCCCTGGTCGGAATCCAGGCCCAACACGAAATTCACCTGAACATAGGGGATATAGCGGAGTATCAGATTGATATGATCGGCCACCTGCTTCACTTTTTCTTGTCCTCTGTGGCGACCGGTCCGGGATTTATCGCCCATGTCATACCACGACTCAATCCCCGGCAAAATTGCCTTGAATCCATTTTGCTTCAATCGTTTCAG
This region includes:
- the corA gene encoding magnesium/cobalt transporter CorA; the protein is MINAYVLHDGKFQALSVPELSNSLDVAMWIDLTAPTDDERQLIETLYEQPLPTSKEVREIEASARVNEGEDSLHIYSFFFQEEDHRATTRAVAFTIRDNCIITLHDHPIPLFRLMRRRARHESDLIRDPLSVLLALFELKIEHLADQLEATHLALETISQTVLTKEGRNLQGAIDLLTREEDGNGKVRLCLMDTQRALAFLLRRGRGDETVRDWIREILRDIDSLLPHNAFLFEKVNFLMNAAMGLISIEQNQIIKIFSIAAVVFLPPTLIASIYGMNFDVMPELHWWWGYPLALCAMVLSGIAPYWYFKRKGWL
- a CDS encoding B12-binding domain-containing radical SAM protein, whose product is MRPRRVTILDLVTKGPTNSLYARVMNQNLASIMPQVVGVWCEELGHQVRFVCYTGREDLQQELLDETDIVFIGAFTRSALTAYAISQMFRARGAVTVLGGPHARSYPQDAAKYFDYVVGFTDKNLIQDILADCAQHRPLGVQLAAARQPTALPGAKERWKFIEPTIAKAPTSFKVVPMIGSMGCPYTCGFCVDANVDYQPLSFDQISEDLKFLRTKLKRPIVAWHDPNFGVRFQEYMNAIETAIPPDSIDFIAESTLSLLAEPHLKRLKQNGFKAILPGIESWYDMGDKSRTGRHRGQEKVKQVADHINLILRYIPYVQVNFVLGLDSDQGSEPFDLTKQFLDLAPGAFPAFSLLTAFGQAAPFNRELQRDGRVLPFPFHFLDNNHAMNVRPKHYAWPEFYDHVVDLSRHAFSWPMIARRMMLNRGWIPTWFNFIRSVSSEGFGRIKYHTKIRGLLDTNVSVRSFLEGETLELPKFYARKIRGKLGPLYDLLPDGATMHDHHAYLHSYQESMPSLVEVGPLPGLVH